From a region of the Halobacillus halophilus DSM 2266 genome:
- a CDS encoding tyrosine-type recombinase/integrase, protein MNEAQPIKSKNDINKLKKAAANDRDRLLITFGVNTGLRISDIIDLKVGDLFDGRSNQPKKAVKIKEKKSRKTKTFTLNQTIAKDLKKTVKDPTDREAFVFQSRRGNNGISRIQAHRILAAAAERAGLDYPVSSHSLRKTFGYHAYNNGVDLTLLMKIFNHSSQEITLRYIGIQREDIDAVYDGLAL, encoded by the coding sequence ATGAATGAAGCCCAACCGATAAAGTCGAAGAATGATATAAACAAGCTCAAAAAAGCAGCTGCCAACGATCGGGACCGACTACTCATTACGTTTGGAGTTAATACAGGTCTACGAATCTCGGATATTATCGACTTAAAAGTCGGTGATCTATTCGACGGACGCAGCAACCAACCGAAAAAAGCCGTTAAAATCAAAGAAAAGAAGTCGAGAAAAACGAAAACATTCACCCTCAATCAAACTATTGCGAAAGATCTTAAAAAAACCGTTAAAGACCCGACAGATCGAGAGGCTTTCGTATTCCAGAGCCGACGGGGTAACAACGGGATTTCACGCATACAAGCACATCGGATATTAGCCGCAGCAGCAGAACGGGCCGGGTTAGATTATCCGGTTTCGTCTCATAGCTTGCGTAAAACCTTTGGATACCACGCTTATAATAACGGCGTTGATTTAACGTTACTTATGAAAATATTCAATCACTCGTCGCAGGAGATCACGTTAAGATACATCGGAATACAACGAGAGGACATAGACGCCGTTTATGACGGTTTGGCATTATAA